atatacatgtcaaagatgtttagtattaattcttctatatttcattaattcatcactaataatgcatgatatagattaatcgatataggtcgagacggtttatttttaatattcatcgatatagGTGgaaacgttttatttttaatattcatcgatgcatctaagtaagttataagtcgatggatcaatttacaaatagatatatttgatgatgatcaattatatatactaattagattattgcttcttcacaagtctatccccaaaagaacccgaccctgcggtcctagcgcttcgtgttcttatatatatacggctatacctacatatatatatatatacacacacacacacacacttcgttgtactactttaactatatatagcttgttatactatatgttagtgtattcattatttgtattacaataTAAAGTATTAAcggattatatttatattatttagatagtaaatattaaagtgattcaaaagtttgaccatgtttgacctaataatcgaccaactttgatcggttatTTTCTAGGAAATAAAATATACCGTCCAAAGTTGGccggtaaatgcttcccctgcaataaccaaccaactttggtcggtaatcttaaatataaattctttaaactttataaaatattttaaataataatataattattaaaatttaaaaaattgggtcCACATTACCGGTAATCAAAAAGTTGCTTTAATTAAGTAAGTCTGACCACTTCGGTTAACTTTTTGACCattataccgaccaactttggtcggtatttaatttaaaaaaaatgtaaaatattttttttgttgtttccgTCCGTGTTGGacggtttttggtcgctttttttgaccgaccaacattggtcggtaagGCTTGATCGGTTTTTCCCTAATTTCTAGTTGTGTACGAAACACACTTTTTGCAAAACTTCGAAAAATTCAAACAGATGCAACCAAGatataaaatttaatttattaaaaaaaatgtatCTCAATATTTGCTAAATCAGAGTTACCAAAGTGAACTCAGTTTTTTTCTCTTGTATAAAAAGTTGTACGTATAAACTTTTCTACTAGATATCAGACAGCCtcttcaaacaacaacaacaacacacccAATAAAATTCCACTACTGAGGTCTAGGAAGGTTAGAGTGTTACAGCCtcttcaaacaacaacaacaacacacccAATAAAATTCCACTACTGAGGTCTAGGAAGGTTAGAGTGTAAGccggaagggtagagaggctgtttccgagaGACTTTCGGCTCAACAGAAGAGACAATAATATCAGAAAAGAAGCAAAAGAATAGGTCCGTAAAAAGAAAGAAACgagaaaaataataacaatgtCGCAAGAGAAAACCTCTTCAAAATGAGGTGATTAAAGGAAAATGAATATAACTAACCTTGTCGACTAAAGATTATTGATCAGAAAGATTAAAGATCAAGAAGCTCATTCCTCATCATTCcatttggaatttttgtaaattcTCATTTAAAATTGAATCAATTTGACAAATATCTCTTGTGTAAAAAAAGCCCGACAAAAAGAGCAAATCAGCAGAAGATATACTTCACAACAAAATCCAATGAAAGcataaaaaaaagaatagaagagTCAAATACAGTTTATGAACTCTCCATAGGTATTAAAGGCCAGCCTTAAATGGAACGGCGGCTGCTGGAAGCCATTTGTCTCCCTGAATGAAAGGCTTAACTGTAAACTTGCTTACAATTTTGCTTGTAAGTCTCAATTTCAAGCCTCTCCAATTGACCCTGTTGTTGGTATTAGCCCCAGGTCCAACATTCTTATACTCAGCATAAAAGATAGTATTTGGAGCAGTGGTTCCAACCCATGGCATCCATCCAGTTGGATGAATGAAAGCTCCCAAATTTGATTGCATGAAAACAGTTGTTGAGTAATTCTTCCATGGCCTTCCCAAGAAAGTGTTGATGCCAGTAAGGTTGCCCCAGGGCTTAACGGTACAGTTTTGGATAGAAATTCCAGTGTTTTGGTTTGGATCAACTTTGCCTTGAGCTGTGATGGTGTTCTGTTGGCCAGTCATTGGTTTTCTTGGAAAAATGTTGCAGTTCTGAAGGACAACGGCTGAGTTTCCGAAAATGAAGTCCACTGTTCCATAGACATCGCAGTCTCTGTAGAATTGTCTGTTGGAATGAGAGTAAAGCGTGTCTTGGAAGGCGTCCATTTTGCAGCGGTAGAAGACGGATTCATCTGCGGTTGACATCAAGGCAACTGCTTGATGCTTGGCTGCACCAGCTGTGTTAACAAATCCCATATCGCGTGCCATGAATCCCTTACCAAACACGGCTGCACAAACAAATCAGAATATATGTTGATCATGTTAAGTTTATCTACTAGAGAATATGTATTTTTTTCATAACAAACCTGAAAAATAAAGTAATATCCTGCtctaaataattaaatttatacatatttatattattattccaTTCGCAACAATATTAAGAAATTTTGAGTTTTTTGTTTCACATCAATAATGAAATTTCATATATACCAAATATATAGGTTATCATTAATTAGGTTTTTTAATAAAGATTAATTAAACAAGAAGTGGATTAATTAGCAGTGTACTGTCgttttttttccctttcttaaGTGGTGGTTAAATTAGAGCAGCCCATCAGGCATTTATTGAACTTGGATGACACCGATCCATTATCCTTATAGGAAATGTTGACAATTTTGCGAAATTATTCAATAGCAAGCGCAGAAAGAGAAATTTGGAATAAGTTATGTTGTCTTGATAAACAAAAAAACTTAGGTAGGAATGATCACGTTTTGTACCAAAGAATTTTTTAGAGCATTGAGGTACTTACCGAATGTGGCACTTTTGAATGTAGGGGTTCCATCAATGAAGTTACGGTTACCAGAAACGATGGTAGCATCTTTTCCATCACCAATAATCATAATGTTCCATTTAGTCTTCTCAATTCTCACATTCTCTTTGTAAATACCCTGTTTCACATAGATCACATATCTCTTCTTGCTCTTCTCTGGTGCAGCCTTGAGTGCAGCCTTAATGCTCTTGTACTTCCCTGAACCATCTTTAGCCACCACTGCATTCACCTTTATCTTTGGTGCTGATTTCTGAAGCAATTTCCTGTTGTCGAGGCATAGTATAATTATGTAATTGAAAGTACCGTTGAGatataatataattaagtaattagCGCTTATGAGATGGTAACACAATTTAACACCTGTCATTTGAGGATAACCAGCTCGGGTACTCATCGCCGCCACTAAATTCCATCAAACGCCTCCTCCCAATGGCGCCTAAACTTGAAACGGATTGTTCCAATGAGGTTACAAGTGCTAAGCTGTTGCTGGTGTACTCGGTAGAGTTCTTCAAATTCTGCCCTGCAGCTTTGCTTAAGGCAATTGAAGTGACATTTTTAAAACTATCAATGCAGGTTTGCTGATATGTCCCTGCAGAACTCAACCATGTTCTTATATCATCAAAGCCATCGAATAACGAGTTCTCAGCAACTGACAATGTGTCATTCAGGTGATCCAATGCAAGCGATAAAAGCTCGTGGCAACTCTCAAGAGCTTTGGCGGCTGCTGGATCATTAATGTTCTTGAATGCCTCACTCTGGAAGAACTTGTCCGAGGCACCAGAGAGCTCGTTGAGGGCGACTAGGACGGACATCTTGTAGATGTCTTGAGGTTTGAGATTATTGCCTTTTGCAGCATATGGTGAAAGGCTGGAGATACAAGAGTCTGGATACAGGGTTAAACTGCATACTGCTTTAATGCTCGAGGCAATTGACGACCCATTGTCATCTCGGGAAGCCTTGTTTTTGTTGTGAGAAGCACCACCAACCACAGCACCAATAATGATGGACACAAGAACAATGGAGGATATGGCAATAATGGCGATTCTCTTCATTGTCTTTCGACGAGCCATGAGCCTATCATGCTGAATTTCGTCGAGCTTTCCCCATGGATTAAGAGATGCCATGGTTACGATCAAGAATTAGATGAAAATTTAGTATTTACTTCTTTTGTTTATGAATGGCTTTTTGATGGTTAGGAATTGCCTGTTGGTGAAGTACAAATTTGGTTCTTATTTATACAAAGACCATGCCATTTGAAAATTGAATATTTCTTTAAGGGTAAACCGCGGGAGTACGTGCCAAGCATCACCAAACTGGAAAATATTCTCATTT
The nucleotide sequence above comes from Nicotiana tabacum cultivar K326 chromosome 12, ASM71507v2, whole genome shotgun sequence. Encoded proteins:
- the LOC107769652 gene encoding putative pectinesterase/pectinesterase inhibitor 46 is translated as MASLNPWGKLDEIQHDRLMARRKTMKRIAIIAISSIVLVSIIIGAVVGGASHNKNKASRDDNGSSIASSIKAVCSLTLYPDSCISSLSPYAAKGNNLKPQDIYKMSVLVALNELSGASDKFFQSEAFKNINDPAAAKALESCHELLSLALDHLNDTLSVAENSLFDGFDDIRTWLSSAGTYQQTCIDSFKNVTSIALSKAAGQNLKNSTEYTSNSLALVTSLEQSVSSLGAIGRRRLMEFSGGDEYPSWLSSNDRKLLQKSAPKIKVNAVVAKDGSGKYKSIKAALKAAPEKSKKRYVIYVKQGIYKENVRIEKTKWNIMIIGDGKDATIVSGNRNFIDGTPTFKSATFAVFGKGFMARDMGFVNTAGAAKHQAVALMSTADESVFYRCKMDAFQDTLYSHSNRQFYRDCDVYGTVDFIFGNSAVVLQNCNIFPRKPMTGQQNTITAQGKVDPNQNTGISIQNCTVKPWGNLTGINTFLGRPWKNYSTTVFMQSNLGAFIHPTGWMPWVGTTAPNTIFYAEYKNVGPGANTNNRVNWRGLKLRLTSKIVSKFTVKPFIQGDKWLPAAAVPFKAGL